The following are encoded in a window of Bradyrhizobium sp. WBOS07 genomic DNA:
- the phnN gene encoding phosphonate metabolism protein/1,5-bisphosphokinase (PRPP-forming) PhnN produces MSETATTAEGEEGAIGPGRLVLVVGPSGAGKDTLLRLAQAACANDLSVVFPRRAVTRESSADEDNVALTSDEFRRAREHGEFAVHWDAHGHSYALPRDIDDHISAGRTVVANVSRTVIGGLRQTYVNVVVVAITAPPEVLAQRLAARARQSDGDLAERLTRSIDDTTAQADITILNAGSAEDHSRELVRVIRSEGRQE; encoded by the coding sequence ATGAGCGAGACCGCGACCACGGCCGAGGGCGAGGAGGGCGCGATCGGCCCCGGCCGGCTCGTGCTCGTGGTCGGCCCCAGCGGCGCCGGCAAGGACACGCTCTTGCGGCTGGCGCAAGCGGCCTGCGCCAATGATCTCAGCGTCGTGTTTCCGCGCCGGGCCGTGACGCGCGAATCCTCCGCTGACGAGGACAACGTCGCGCTGACGTCGGATGAATTCCGCCGCGCCCGCGAGCATGGCGAGTTTGCCGTGCACTGGGACGCACACGGTCATTCCTACGCGCTGCCGCGCGACATCGACGACCATATCAGCGCCGGACGCACGGTCGTCGCCAACGTCTCGCGCACGGTGATCGGCGGGTTGCGCCAGACCTATGTCAATGTCGTGGTGGTCGCGATCACGGCACCGCCGGAGGTGCTGGCGCAACGGCTCGCCGCACGGGCGCGGCAGAGCGATGGCGATCTCGCCGAACGTCTCACCCGCAGCATCGACGACACGACGGCGCAGGCCGATATAACCATCCTCAACGCCGGCAGCGCAGAGGATCACAGCCGCGAGCTCGTGCGCGTCATCAGGAGCGAAGGCCGGCAGGAATAG
- the phnK gene encoding phosphonate C-P lyase system protein PhnK — translation MADPELRENDEPLLVATSLSKSFGRIAACRDVSFALYPGEVLAIVGESGSGKSTLLQLLSGQLAASGGHVSYRMRDGITRDLATLGEAERRFLFRTDWGFVHQDPAQGLRMAVSAGANVGERLMAVGWNHYGRIRDTASDWLTRVEIDVARIDDAPRTYSGGMRQRLQIARNLVTEPRLVFMDEPTGGLDVSVQARLLDLLRSLVAELHLAVIIVTHDLAVARLLSHRVMVMKGGRVIETGLTDQVLDDPREPYTQLLVSSILPP, via the coding sequence ATGGCTGATCCAGAGCTGCGCGAGAACGACGAGCCCCTGCTTGTCGCGACATCCCTCAGCAAGTCGTTCGGCCGCATTGCCGCGTGCCGCGACGTCTCGTTCGCGCTCTATCCCGGCGAGGTGCTGGCGATCGTCGGCGAATCCGGCTCCGGCAAGTCGACGCTGCTCCAGCTGCTGTCGGGCCAGCTGGCGGCCAGCGGCGGCCACGTCTCCTACCGGATGCGCGACGGCATCACCCGCGATCTCGCCACGCTGGGCGAAGCCGAGCGGCGCTTCCTGTTCCGCACCGATTGGGGCTTCGTGCACCAGGATCCCGCGCAGGGCCTGCGCATGGCGGTGTCGGCCGGCGCCAATGTCGGCGAGCGGCTGATGGCGGTGGGCTGGAACCATTACGGTCGCATCCGCGACACCGCGTCAGACTGGCTCACCAGGGTCGAGATCGACGTCGCACGTATCGACGATGCGCCGCGCACCTATTCCGGCGGCATGCGCCAGCGGCTCCAGATCGCGCGCAACCTCGTCACCGAGCCGCGGCTGGTGTTCATGGACGAGCCGACCGGCGGCCTCGACGTCTCGGTGCAGGCCCGTCTGCTCGACCTCCTGCGCAGCCTCGTCGCCGAGCTGCATCTCGCCGTCATCATCGTCACCCACGATCTGGCGGTCGCGCGGTTGCTGTCTCACCGGGTGATGGTGATGAAGGGTGGCAGGGTCATCGAAACCGGTCTCACCGATCAGGTTCTCGACGATCCGCGCGAGCCCTATACGCAACTTCTCGTCTCCTCGATTCTGCCGCCATGA
- the phnL gene encoding phosphonate C-P lyase system protein PhnL produces the protein MTAMIDVADANKTFTMHLQGGIELPVVRGVTFQVNPGECVVLSGPSGAGKSSILKMIFGNYRCDSGRIGIRHRGALIDLASAEPRQVLNVRRATIGYVSQFLRAVPRVATIDVVAEPLIVNGAARADAQARAGELLHRLNIPERLWRLPPATFSGGEQQRVNIARGFISDLPILLLDEPTASLDAANRAVVVELIAEKKRRGVAMVAIVHDDEIRHLIADRIVDVTSFAAAA, from the coding sequence ATGACCGCCATGATCGACGTCGCCGATGCCAACAAGACCTTCACGATGCACCTGCAGGGCGGCATCGAGCTGCCGGTCGTGCGCGGCGTGACCTTCCAGGTCAATCCGGGCGAGTGCGTGGTGCTGTCGGGTCCGTCGGGGGCCGGCAAGTCGTCGATTCTCAAGATGATCTTCGGCAATTACCGCTGCGATTCCGGTCGGATCGGCATCCGCCATCGCGGCGCGTTGATCGATCTCGCCAGCGCCGAGCCGCGGCAGGTGCTCAACGTCCGCCGCGCCACCATCGGCTATGTCAGCCAGTTCCTGCGGGCGGTGCCGCGCGTTGCCACCATCGACGTCGTCGCCGAGCCGCTGATCGTGAACGGCGCGGCCCGCGCCGACGCACAGGCCCGTGCCGGCGAGCTGCTGCATCGTCTCAACATCCCCGAGCGGCTGTGGCGGCTGCCGCCCGCGACCTTCTCCGGCGGCGAGCAGCAGCGCGTCAACATCGCGCGCGGCTTCATCTCGGACCTGCCGATCCTGCTGCTGGACGAGCCGACCGCCTCGCTCGATGCCGCCAACCGCGCTGTGGTGGTCGAGCTGATTGCCGAGAAGAAGCGCCGGGGCGTCGCCATGGTTGCCATTGTCCATGACGACGAAATCCGGCATCTGATTGCCGACCGCATCGTCGACGTCACCAGCTTTGCCGCCGCGGCCTGA
- a CDS encoding pyridoxamine 5'-phosphate oxidase family protein — translation MSVIETVEQLEAIYGATNDASTVKVADHVTPLYSVFVEKAPFAALATIGPEGIDCSPRGDLPGFVRVHDPKTLMLPDRRGNNRVDSLRNIVRDPRVSLMFLIPGSGNAVRANGRAHLSIDPELLASFKVEGKAPRSVMVMHVDEIYFQCARAIVRSDLWNPDKRIDPKTLPTPGQILAEMSDNKLGGAEYDRIWPERAAATMW, via the coding sequence ATGTCGGTGATCGAAACGGTCGAGCAGCTAGAGGCAATCTACGGCGCCACCAATGACGCCTCGACCGTGAAAGTCGCCGACCATGTCACGCCGCTCTATAGCGTCTTCGTCGAGAAGGCACCATTCGCCGCGCTCGCCACCATCGGGCCGGAAGGCATCGACTGCTCGCCGCGCGGCGACCTGCCCGGCTTCGTCCGAGTCCACGATCCCAAGACGCTGATGCTGCCGGACCGCCGCGGCAACAACCGGGTCGATTCGCTGCGCAACATCGTGCGCGATCCCAGGGTGTCGCTGATGTTCCTGATCCCCGGCTCCGGCAACGCGGTCCGCGCCAATGGCCGCGCGCATCTCTCGATCGATCCCGAGCTCCTGGCCTCGTTCAAGGTCGAAGGCAAGGCGCCGCGCAGCGTCATGGTCATGCATGTCGACGAGATCTACTTCCAATGCGCCCGCGCCATCGTGCGCTCCGACCTCTGGAATCCCGACAAGCGCATCGACCCGAAAACTCTGCCGACGCCGGGCCAGATCCTCGCCGAGATGAGCGACAACAAGCTCGGCGGCGCCGAATATGACCGCATCTGGCCCGAACGCGCCGCCGCGACGATGTGGTGA
- a CDS encoding alpha-D-ribose 1-methylphosphonate 5-phosphate C-P-lyase PhnJ: MNAPAYNFAYLDEQTKRMIRRAILKAIAIPGYQVPFASREMPMPYGWGTGGVQVTAAILGPSDVLKVIDQGSDDTTNAISIRKFFAKTAGVATTTATDEATVIQTRHRIPEAALSENQVLVYQVPIPEPLRFLEPRETETRRMHALAEYGLMHVKLYEDIARFGHIATAYAYPVKVNARYVMDPSPTPKFDNPKMDNCPALQLFGAGREKRIYAIPPYTQVVSLDFEDHPFEPYRFNAPCALCGAENSYLDEIVTDDKGSRMFVCSDTDYCEGRQAAGHHGSESAAPYKEKAQGGANG, from the coding sequence ATGAACGCGCCGGCCTATAATTTCGCCTATCTCGACGAGCAGACCAAGCGGATGATCCGCCGCGCCATCCTCAAGGCGATCGCGATCCCCGGCTATCAGGTGCCGTTCGCCAGCCGCGAAATGCCGATGCCCTATGGCTGGGGCACCGGCGGCGTGCAGGTGACCGCCGCGATCCTCGGGCCTTCCGACGTGCTGAAGGTGATCGACCAGGGCTCCGACGACACCACCAACGCGATCTCGATCCGGAAATTCTTCGCCAAGACCGCCGGCGTCGCCACCACGACGGCGACGGACGAGGCGACCGTGATCCAGACCCGTCACCGCATTCCCGAGGCGGCGCTGAGCGAGAACCAGGTCCTGGTCTATCAGGTACCGATCCCGGAGCCGCTGCGCTTCCTCGAGCCGCGCGAGACCGAGACGCGGCGCATGCACGCACTCGCCGAATACGGCCTGATGCACGTGAAGCTCTACGAGGACATCGCCCGCTTCGGCCATATCGCGACCGCCTACGCCTATCCGGTGAAGGTGAACGCGCGCTACGTGATGGATCCGTCGCCGACGCCGAAATTCGACAATCCAAAGATGGACAATTGCCCGGCGCTGCAGCTGTTCGGCGCCGGCCGCGAGAAGCGCATCTACGCGATCCCGCCTTATACGCAGGTCGTCTCGCTCGATTTCGAGGATCATCCGTTCGAGCCCTACCGCTTCAACGCGCCCTGCGCGCTGTGCGGCGCGGAGAATTCCTATCTCGACGAGATCGTCACCGACGACAAGGGCAGCCGCATGTTCGTCTGCTCCGACACCGATTATTGCGAGGGCCGGCAGGCCGCCGGCCATCACGGCAGCGAAAGTGCCGCGCCGTACAAGGAGAAGGCGCAAGGAGGCGCGAATGGCTGA
- a CDS encoding SDR family NAD(P)-dependent oxidoreductase, giving the protein MSETLKGRTALVTGGSRGIGAAVCRALAEAGAAVAINCRERIGQAEKLVGEIGRQGGRAIVVAADVSQREAVAGMVERVMAGLGPVDILVNNAGIAITRGIDDLTEDDFDRTILVNLKSAFLCTQAVLPSMRSRKWGRIVNISSGAARGAGSIGPHYNASKAGMEGLTRGYAARLVKEGVTVNAVAPSLIETDMMSSQPQLVSRIPLGRFGTAEEVAKAVMLLVDNAYMTGQTVALSGGMTFN; this is encoded by the coding sequence ATGTCAGAGACTCTGAAGGGGCGCACCGCGCTCGTGACCGGCGGCTCGCGCGGGATCGGCGCCGCGGTCTGTCGCGCGCTGGCGGAAGCAGGCGCTGCCGTGGCGATCAATTGCCGCGAGCGGATCGGGCAGGCCGAGAAGCTCGTGGGCGAGATCGGCAGGCAAGGCGGCCGTGCCATCGTCGTCGCTGCTGACGTCTCGCAGCGCGAGGCCGTGGCCGGAATGGTCGAGCGGGTGATGGCCGGGCTCGGGCCGGTCGACATCCTCGTCAACAATGCGGGCATCGCCATCACGCGCGGCATCGACGATCTCACCGAAGACGATTTCGACCGCACCATCCTGGTCAACCTGAAATCCGCCTTCCTGTGCACGCAAGCCGTGCTGCCGTCGATGCGATCGAGGAAATGGGGCCGCATCGTCAACATCTCCTCGGGAGCGGCGCGCGGTGCCGGCTCGATCGGCCCGCACTACAATGCGTCCAAGGCCGGCATGGAAGGCCTCACACGAGGCTATGCCGCGCGGCTGGTGAAGGAGGGCGTTACCGTCAACGCAGTGGCGCCGTCGCTGATCGAGACCGACATGATGAGCAGCCAGCCCCAACTCGTCAGCCGCATCCCGCTCGGTCGCTTCGGCACGGCGGAGGAGGTGGCGAAAGCCGTGATGCTGCTGGTCGACAACGCCTACATGACCGGGCAGACCGTAGCGCTCAGCGGCGGGATGACATTCAATTAG
- a CDS encoding DUF6496 domain-containing protein produces MPRPEIIRKARQDKRAGKSPSTQAGEFVKDEIDRIRKGKHGARSTKQAIAIRLSEARRAGVDLPPPRKGRTSKATRRSAKYAYEVGQGKRTPKRRPKVSRTVENVLKKEPRSAASRSALSKQGKRAASRRTAASHSAAARKASHTKGAKVRSAAAKKAARTRARRRS; encoded by the coding sequence ATGCCAAGACCTGAGATCATTCGCAAAGCCAGGCAGGACAAGCGCGCCGGCAAGTCGCCGAGCACGCAGGCCGGCGAATTCGTCAAGGACGAGATCGACAGGATCAGGAAGGGCAAGCACGGCGCGCGCTCGACCAAGCAGGCCATCGCGATCCGCCTGTCCGAAGCACGCCGAGCCGGTGTCGATCTGCCGCCGCCGCGCAAGGGGCGCACCAGCAAGGCGACGCGCCGCAGCGCCAAATACGCCTATGAGGTCGGCCAGGGCAAACGCACGCCGAAGCGCCGGCCGAAGGTGTCGCGCACCGTCGAGAACGTCCTGAAGAAGGAGCCGCGCTCGGCGGCATCGCGCAGCGCGCTGTCGAAACAGGGCAAGCGGGCCGCGAGCCGCCGAACCGCGGCGTCACATTCGGCCGCCGCGCGGAAAGCGAGCCACACCAAGGGCGCCAAGGTCCGCTCCGCCGCAGCAAAGAAGGCAGCGCGCACCAGGGCGCGCCGCCGGAGTTGA
- a CDS encoding alpha-D-ribose 1-methylphosphonate 5-triphosphate diphosphatase — MNAKPKDIVIANARIVLAERVIEQGWLALADGRIAEIGEGRAPAGAEDAGGDLIMPGLIELHTDHLEAHYVPRPKVFWNPVAAVVSYDGQLATSGITTVFDSLRVWREDGAEEVDGRAGVLAAAITTAREASLLRADHFLHLRCEIPMPSVVEEARELIDRPDVKLMSLMDHTPGQRQFRDEVKLRDYYRGKGGGKTDAELDELFAKRFEYQKLYAATNMREIVALAHRYDIPLASHDDTTEENVADAVRDRVSVAEFPTTLEAARALHQAGIDILMGAPNVVRGGSHSGNIAAVDLAREGLLDILSSDYIPSSLLMGALQLPDHVPAISLPDAIRTVTKAPAEAVGLTDRGEIATGKRADLIRVHVAGNVPVVRSVWREGHRVA, encoded by the coding sequence ATGAACGCCAAGCCGAAGGACATCGTGATCGCCAACGCCAGGATCGTGCTGGCCGAGCGGGTGATCGAGCAGGGCTGGCTCGCTCTCGCCGATGGCCGCATTGCCGAGATCGGCGAGGGTCGGGCGCCCGCAGGCGCCGAGGATGCCGGCGGCGACCTCATCATGCCGGGCCTGATCGAGCTCCACACCGACCATCTCGAAGCCCATTACGTGCCGCGGCCGAAGGTGTTCTGGAATCCGGTCGCGGCGGTGGTCTCCTATGACGGCCAGCTCGCCACGTCCGGCATCACCACCGTGTTCGATTCGCTCCGGGTCTGGCGCGAGGACGGCGCCGAGGAGGTCGACGGCCGCGCCGGCGTGCTTGCCGCCGCCATCACCACCGCGCGCGAGGCCAGCCTGCTGCGCGCCGATCACTTCCTGCATCTGCGCTGCGAGATCCCGATGCCGAGCGTGGTCGAGGAGGCCAGGGAGCTGATCGACCGTCCCGACGTCAAGCTGATGTCGCTGATGGATCACACCCCCGGCCAGCGCCAGTTCCGCGACGAGGTCAAGCTGCGCGATTATTATCGCGGCAAGGGCGGCGGCAAGACCGACGCCGAGCTCGACGAGCTGTTCGCCAAGCGCTTCGAGTATCAGAAGCTATACGCCGCAACCAATATGCGCGAGATCGTGGCGCTGGCGCATCGGTACGACATCCCGCTCGCCAGCCACGACGATACCACCGAGGAGAACGTCGCGGATGCCGTGCGCGACCGCGTCTCGGTCGCGGAATTCCCGACCACGCTGGAAGCCGCGCGTGCCTTGCACCAGGCCGGCATCGACATCCTGATGGGCGCGCCGAACGTCGTGCGCGGCGGCTCGCATTCGGGCAACATCGCCGCGGTCGATCTCGCCCGGGAAGGCCTGCTCGATATCCTGTCTTCGGACTACATCCCGTCGAGCCTCCTGATGGGCGCGCTGCAATTGCCCGACCATGTCCCGGCCATCAGCCTTCCCGATGCGATCCGCACGGTGACGAAGGCGCCCGCCGAGGCGGTCGGCCTCACCGATCGCGGCGAGATCGCGACCGGCAAGCGCGCCGATCTGATCCGCGTGCATGTTGCAGGAAACGTTCCCGTGGTCCGCAGCGTCTGGCGCGAGGGACACCGGGTCGCATGA